One window of the Eucalyptus grandis isolate ANBG69807.140 chromosome 8, ASM1654582v1, whole genome shotgun sequence genome contains the following:
- the LOC104416469 gene encoding UDP-glycosyltransferase 72E1, with protein MQTLKPHAALLASPGIGHLIPVVELGKRLAAHHGLNVTVFVVASDSSIKESPIFSSASALNRLELVLLPPVDVSGLINSTTSAVTQLARIMRAALPSLRAAISAMRARPSVLIVDIFGTEALAVAEEYDMLKYVFVTTTARFLAAFIHLPNIDRKTEQEHRILKKPLQIPGLEPVRFEDTLNLFLDNIDQCLYAEYTRFGSLIPTADGILVNTWQDLEPSALHALGDEKFLGRVARAPVYPVGPLVRAVEPDSKSRVMNWLNMQPVESVIYVSFGSGGTLSTEQTAELAWGLELSQQRFLWVARPPVDDDASGNFSNVSNSQDGMPNYLPDGFHTRTHDRGMVAPMWAPQAEILAHKSVGGFVSHCGWNSTLESIVNGVPMVAWPLYAEQRTNAAMLVEQLGTAVRSRMRPAHGTIRREEIADMVRSIMSLEGNGMRTKAKELQRAAAEAIRKGGSSHNSLTQVAKEFEIKLHGQALGD; from the coding sequence atgcaaaccctaaagccTCATGCAGCTCTCCTCGCCAGCCCCGGCATAGGCCACCTCATCCCCGTCGTGGAGCTCGGGAAGCGCCTCGCTGCCCACCACGGCCTCAACGTCACTGTCTTCGTGGTGGCATCCGACTCGTCGATCAAGGAATCGCCCATTTTCAGTTCGGCATCGGCTCTGAACCGCCTGGAGCTCGTCTTACTCCCCCCGGTGGACGTCTCTGGGCTCATCAACTCAACCACCTCGGCCGTGACCCAGCTAGCGAGGATAATGCGTGCGGCCTTGCCTTCTTTGAGGGCCGCAATCTCCGCCATGAGGGCACGTCCGTCGGTTCTCATAGTCGACATCTTTGGCACTGAAGCTCTCGCTGTAGCTGAGGAGTACGACATGCTCAAGTACGTGTTCGTTACTACGACGGCGCGGTTTCTCGCGGCCTTCATTCACTTGCCCAACATAGACAGGAAGACAGAACAGGAGCATCGTATTTTGAAAAAGCCTCTGCAAATTCCGGGTCTTGAACCGGTGCGGTTCGAGGACACCTTGAACTTGTTCCTGGACAACATCGATCAGTGTCTCTACGCAGAGTATACCCGCTTTGGGAGTTTAATCCCGACGGCCGATGGAATCCTGGTCAACACGTGGCAAGATCTGGAGCCTTCTGCATTGCATGCGCTGGGAGATGAGAAGTTCTTGGGTCGGGTCGCTAGGGCGCCGGTTTACCCGGTCGGTCCATTGGTTAGGGCTGTTGAACCGGATTCGAAGAGTAGGGTGATGAACTGGTTGAACATGCAACCCGTCGAATCGGTCATTTACGTTTCTTTTGGGAGCGGTGGGACGCTATCCACGGAGCAAACCGCCGAGCTAGCGTGGGGGCTCGAGCTGAGCCAGCAGAGATTCCTTTGGGTGGCGCGCCCGCCCGTGGACGACGACGCGTCCGGGAATTTCTCCAACGTGTCCAACAGCCAGGACGGGATGCCGAATTATCTCCCCGACGGGTTCCACACCCGGACCCACGATAGGGGGATGGTGGCGCCCATGTGGGCCCCACAGGCCGAGATCCTGGCCCACAAGTCCGTGGGAGGGTTCGTGTCGCACTGTGGCTGGAACTCAACGTTAGAGAGTATAGTGAACGGAGTGCCCATGGTGGCGTGGCCGCTCTATGCGGAGCAGAGAACGAATGCCGCCATGCTGGTGGAGCAGCTCGGCACAGCGGTCCGGTCGAGGATGAGGCCGGCCCACGGGACGATCAGAAGGGAAGAGATAGCGGACATGGTTAGAAGCATCATGAGCTTGGAAGGGAATGGAATGAGGACCAAGGCCAAGGAACTGCAGCGTGCTGCAGCGGAAGCCATACGCAAGGGTGGTTCTTCTCACAATTCACTGACCCAAGTGGCCAAGGAATTTGAAATTAAGCTGCACGGCCAGGCTCTTGGTGATTAG
- the LOC104416468 gene encoding UDP-glycosyltransferase 72E1: MQNPNPHAVLLASPGMGHLIPVVELGKRLATHHGFDVTVFVVAADASITKSSLFKPSQSSPLNLELLPPVDISALVDSTASLVTQLMIMMREALPSLRAAISAMKSRPTALIVDMFGTEALAIAEEFDMLKYVFITSTAWFLAVTVHFPYIDEEAEHKHRIMKRPLDIPGCRSIRHEDTLDLFLDQTNKNLFSGFARVGMEISNADGILVNTWQDLEPLTLCALKDEKSLGRVAKAPVYPVGPLTRPIGQSSKSEVMDWLDMQPTESVIYVSFGSGGTLSAKQTSELAWGLELSQHKFIWVVRPPVDGDASANFFNVTNSHDGTPSYLPNGFYTRIGKRGMVVPMWAPQNEILAHESIGGFFSHCGWNSTLESMVNGVPMVAWPLYAEQQMNAAMLAEELGVAVRPKTQLNAAVIEREEIAGMVRRVMELKGNEMRGKVKELQASAKRVLTQGGSSYNSLARVSKECELKLHRLGAMALGG; encoded by the coding sequence ATGCAAAACCCAAACCCTCATGCAGTCCTCCTCGCCAGCCCTGGCATGGGCCACCTCATTCCTGTGGTGGAGCTCGGCAAGCGCCTCGCCACCCACCATGGCTTTGACGTGACCGTCTTCGTGGTCGCGGCCGATGCCTCCATAACAAAATCTTCACTGTTCAAGCCATCACAGTCGAGTCCGCTGAATCTCGAATTGCTTCCTCCGGTGGACATTTCGGCCTTAGTTGATTCGACCGCCTCTCTCGTGACCCAACTCATGATCATGATGCGTGAGGCTCTGCCGTCACTTCGGGCTGCCATCTCTGCCATGAAGTCTCGCCCCACCGCTCTCATTGTCGACATGTTTGGAACTGAAGCTTTAGCGATAGCAGAGGAGTTCGACATGCTTAAGTACGTATTCATCACATCGACAGCATGGTTTCTCGCGGTCACCGTTCATTTTCCTTATATAGATGAAGAAGCAGAACACAAGCACCGCATTATGAAAAGGCCGCTTGACATCCCGGGCTGCCGGTCTATTCGACATGAGGATACCTTGGACCTATTCCTTGACCAAACCAATAAGAATCTCTTTTCGGGCTTCGCTCGCGTTGGGATGGAGATATCGAACGCCGACGGGATCCTAGTGAACACGTGGCAGGATCTCGAGCCGTTGACCTTGTGTGCTCTCAAAGATGAGAAGTCCCTGGGTCGGGTCGCCAAGGCACCGGTTTACCCAGTGGGTCCGCTCACCAGACCGATCGGGCAAAGTTCCAAAAGTGAGGTGATGGATTGGCTAGACATGCAACCAACGGAGTCGGTGATCTATGTCTCGTTCGGAAGCGGCGGAACCTTGTCGGCGAAGCAAACGTCTGAGCTCGCCTGGGGGCTGGAGCTGAGCCAACATAAATTCATCTGGGTGGTCCGCCCTCCTGTGGATGGCGATGCGTCCGCCAACTTCTTCAACGTGACGAACAGCCACGATGGAACCCCGAGCTACCTCCCTAACGGCTTCTACACTAGAATCGGGAAGAGGGGCATGGTGGTCCCCATGTGGGCGCCGCAGAACGAGATCTTGGCGCATGAATCGATTGGTGGGTTCTTCTCGCACTGCGGTTGGAATTCAACCCTGGAGAGTATGGTCAACGGGGTGCCAATGGTGGCGTGGCCGCTCTATGCTGAGCAACAGATGAACGCGGCGATGTTAGCGGAAGAGCTCGGGGTGGCGGTTCGGCCAAAGACACAGCTGAACGCTGCTGTGATTGAGAGGGAGGAGATAGCGGGGATGGTGAGAAGGGTCATGGAGTTGAAGGGCAATGAGATGAGAGGTAAAGTTAAGGAGCTACAAGCAAGTGCCAAGCGAGTGCTAACGCAAGGTGGTTCCTCTTACAATTCACTGGCAAGAGTGTCAAAGGAGTGTGAACTCAAGCTGCATCGCCTGGGCGCTATGGCTCTTGgtggttga
- the LOC104456857 gene encoding UDP-glycosyltransferase 72E1, which translates to MQTLKPHAALLASPGMGHLIPVVELGKCLAAHHGFDVTIFVVAPDSLIRESPVFSSASALNHLKLVLLPQVDISGLPDSTSSVVTQLVMMMRKALPSLRAAISSMRARPTALVVDLFGTEALAVAEEFDMLKYVFITSTARLLAATIHLPTVDGKVEQEHRIMKKPLQIPGLEPIQFEDTLDLFLDQTDKSLYAEYTRIGREIPTADGILVNTWQDLEPSALHALEDDKFLGRVTKAPVYPVGPLVRPVGPNSKSEVMNWLDMQPVESVIYFSFGSGGTLSAEQTTELAWGLELSQQRFVWVVHPPMDDDASGNFFNGSNGQDGTPNYLPEGFYTRTHDRGMVVPMWAPQTEILAHESVGGFVSHCGWNSTLESIVNGVPMVAWPLYAEQGMNATMLVEKLGTAVRSRTRPAGGAIGKEEIADMVRSVMNSKGNGMRTRAKELQRGATGAVLKGGSSHNSLTRVAKECEVKLHSLSARALGA; encoded by the coding sequence atgcaaaccctaaagccTCATGCAGCTCTCCTCGCCAGCCCCGGCATGGGCCACCTCATCCCTGTCGTGGAGCTTGGGAAGTGCCTCGCCGCCCACCATGGCTTCGATGTCACCATCTTCGTGGTGGCACCTGACTCGTTGATCAGGGAATCCCCTGTTTTCAGCTCGGCGTCGGCTCTGAACCACCTGAAGCTCGTCTTGCTCCCCCAAGTGGACATCTCTGGGCTCCCCGACTCGACCTCCTCGGTCGTGACCCAGCTCGTGATGATGATGCGCAAGGCCTTGCCTTCGTTGAGGGCTGCAATCTCCTCCATGAGGGCACGTCCAACGGCTCTCGTGGTCGATTTGTTCGGAACTGAAGCTCTGGCTGTGGCTGAGGAGTTTGACATGCTCAAGTACGTTTTCATCACTTCGACAGCGCGGCTTCTCGCAGCCACCATTCACTTGCCCACCGTAGATGGGAAAGTAGAACAGGAGCATCGTATCATGAAAAAGCCTTTGCAAATTCCAGGTCTTGAACCAATCCAATTCGAGGACACCTTAGACCTGTTTTTGGACCAGACCGATAAGAGTCTTTATGCCGAGTATACTCGAATTGGGAGGGAGATACCGACGGCCGATGGAATTCTAGTAAACACGTGGCAAGATCTAGAGCCTTCAGCGTTGCATGCACTGGAAGATGACAAGTTCTTGGGCCGCGTCACTAAGGCGCCGGTTTACCCAGTCGGTCCATTGGTCAGACCGGTTGGACCGAATTCAAAGAGTGAGGTGATGAACTGGTTGGACATGCAACCAGTCGAATCGgtcatttacttttctttcgGGAGCGGCGGGACCCTATCGGCTGAGCAAACCACCGAGCTGGCCTGGGGGCTGGAGCTGAGCCAGCAGAGGTTCGTTTGGGTGGTGCACCCGCCCATGGACGACGACGCGTCCGGGAATTTCTTCAACGGGTCCAACGGCCAGGATGGGACTCCTAATTACCTCCCCGAGGGTTTCTACACCCGGACCCACGATAGGGGAATGGTGGTGCCCATGTGGGCGCCGCAAACCGAGATCCTAGCCCACGAGTCCGTGGGAGGGTTCGTGTCGCACTGCGGCTGGAACTCGACCTTGGAAAGCATAGTGAACGGAGTTCCCATGGTGGCGTGGCCACTCTACGCGGAGCAAGGGATGAATGCCACCATGCTGGTGGAGAAGCTCGGCACAGCGGTCCGGTCAAGGACGAGGCCAGCTGGCGGGGCGATCGGGAAGGAGGAGATAGCAGACATGGTGAGAAGCGTCATGAATTCGAAAGGGAATGGGATGAGGACTAGGGCCAAGGAACTGCAGCGTGGTGCCACGGGAGCCGTACTCAAGGGCGGCTCCTCTCACAATTCACTGACCCGAGTGGCCAAGGAATGTGAAGTGAAGCTGCACAGCCTAAGTGCCAGGGCTCTTGGCGCTTAG